The following are encoded together in the Candidatus Neomarinimicrobiota bacterium genome:
- a CDS encoding AI-2E family transporter: protein MPAESLTPARKFLQTLIRSSQIIVPLAAVILLWKHVAPVLLLLVLALLLYSILAPLVNWLESHFAGNRLLAVLTVYLAIILIIVGAVYMLGGTLIEQANTLVASFQGKNLEELITNLKESVLAIIPQSAQPRAEEYLLSVVESPPPFLSDLAGSLAGIVFALADIVGKLVLVLVFTFILLLESRNFKVLFMRAVPNAYFEMTLNLLEKIQAQVSGYLRGQGMAALNVGILSTIGLFLIAQFGGIKIPYFVIIGMLAGLANLIPFIGPFVGMVPAIAVYLMTPQPAGINAVVILVIIAMFLTVQAIDNFFVSPKIMSANVGIHPLVVIVVIMIGGSLMGPLGMLFAVPAYGVLKVTLVEVVWGLRAYRII, encoded by the coding sequence ATGCCAGCAGAGTCCCTCACGCCAGCACGGAAATTCCTGCAAACCCTCATTCGCAGCTCGCAGATCATTGTCCCCCTCGCTGCGGTAATACTGCTCTGGAAGCATGTGGCCCCGGTCCTGCTACTGCTGGTCCTGGCCCTGCTCTTATACAGTATTCTCGCTCCCCTTGTCAATTGGCTGGAAAGCCACTTCGCAGGCAACCGCCTGCTGGCCGTCCTGACTGTATATCTCGCCATCATTCTCATCATCGTCGGGGCAGTATATATGCTGGGGGGAACGCTTATCGAACAGGCAAATACCCTGGTCGCGTCCTTTCAAGGGAAAAACCTGGAAGAACTCATCACCAACCTGAAGGAATCGGTGCTGGCGATCATTCCGCAATCCGCGCAACCGAGGGCCGAAGAATACCTTCTTTCCGTGGTCGAGTCCCCGCCCCCCTTTCTCTCCGACCTCGCTGGTAGCCTCGCTGGCATTGTTTTCGCACTCGCCGATATAGTCGGCAAACTCGTCCTCGTGCTGGTCTTCACCTTTATCCTGCTGCTGGAATCGAGGAACTTCAAGGTGCTCTTCATGCGAGCGGTGCCCAACGCCTACTTCGAAATGACCCTAAATCTGCTGGAGAAAATTCAGGCCCAGGTAAGCGGTTACCTTCGTGGTCAGGGAATGGCCGCCCTGAATGTGGGCATCCTCTCGACGATAGGGCTCTTCCTGATCGCCCAGTTTGGGGGCATCAAAATCCCCTACTTCGTCATTATTGGTATGCTCGCCGGACTGGCCAACCTGATTCCGTTCATCGGCCCCTTTGTCGGCATGGTCCCCGCAATTGCCGTCTACCTGATGACCCCGCAACCGGCCGGGATCAACGCCGTGGTGATCTTGGTGATCATCGCCATGTTCCTCACCGTCCAGGCCATCGACAATTTCTTCGTCTCTCCGAAGATCATGTCCGCCAACGTGGGGATACACCCCCTGGTTGTGATTGTGGTGATCATGATCGGCGGCTCCCTGATGGGGCCTTTGGGGATGCTCTTCGCCGTCCCCGCCTATGGGGTCTTGAAAGTGACCCTCGTAGAGGTGGTGTGGGGGCTTAGAGCATATCGGATTATTTAG
- a CDS encoding cyclic nucleotide-binding domain-containing protein, protein MRSAIWENIFRRHDERLSETALAISHVPVFRGLSRRELRAVENIIHQREYHAGEAIFHQGDPGLGMYIIIKGQVRIVNNQDPDNPIIYSELNDGDFFGDLALVDEANRSATALAAADTRVIAFFRPELKDILTRFPNLGNKILINLASVIAQRLRKTNDLLIQAQQQNNRESS, encoded by the coding sequence ATGCGCAGTGCCATCTGGGAGAACATTTTCCGCAGGCATGACGAAAGGTTATCCGAAACCGCCCTCGCAATCAGTCACGTTCCCGTTTTCAGGGGCCTCTCACGCAGAGAACTCAGAGCGGTTGAGAACATCATCCACCAGCGTGAATACCATGCCGGGGAGGCCATTTTCCACCAGGGCGATCCTGGACTCGGAATGTATATCATCATTAAGGGACAGGTACGGATCGTTAACAACCAGGACCCGGACAATCCAATCATCTATTCTGAACTTAACGACGGTGACTTTTTCGGAGACCTGGCGCTTGTTGATGAAGCGAACCGCTCCGCCACCGCCCTGGCCGCCGCCGACACGCGTGTCATCGCTTTCTTCCGCCCCGAATTGAAAGATATCCTCACCCGCTTCCCGAATCTGGGCAATAAAATCCTTATTAATCTGGCCAGCGTCATCGCCCAACGCCTGCGCAAAACCAACGACCTGCTCATCCAGGCCCAACAGCAGAACAACCGTGAGTCATCCTAA